Sequence from the Miscanthus floridulus cultivar M001 chromosome 16, ASM1932011v1, whole genome shotgun sequence genome:
cggcgtcgctagcgatgaccgagcactgaggagcgaggagtccccggcataggcagtgatgtccgagcaccaaggagcgaggagtccctagtgtcgctagcgatgactgagcaccgaaaagcgaggagtccctggcatcgctggcaatgaccgagcactgaggagcgaggagtccccggcatcactggcgatgactgagcaccaaagAGTGAGGAGTCATAGGCAGCGCTGGCAAttatcgagcaccgaggagcgaggagtcctcggcataggcgatgatgtccgagcaccatatagcgaggagtccccaacgtcgctggtgatgaccgagcaccgaagagcgaggagtcgtAGGCGGCGCTGGCGattaccgagcaccgaggagcgaggagtccctggcgtaggtggtgatgaccgagcatcgaggagcgaggagtccccggtgtcgctggtgatatccaagcaccaaggagcgaggagtccctggcataggcggtgatgtccgagcaccgagagcgaggagtccccagcatcgctggcgatgaccgaacaccaaggagtccccggcgtaggcggtgatgtctgagcactaaGGAGTCCTCGGTGAagttggcgatgttcgagcatcgaggagtccccgacgaagctagcgaggtccgagcaccgaggagcgaggagtccccgacgtcgctggcgatgaccgagcaccgaggagtcctcgacgtaggcggcgatgttcgagcaccaaggagtcctaggcgaagctggcgaggtctgagcaccgaggagtcctcggcgtagctggcgacgtccatgcggtaaagtgtgcccacttactcctcgagcaccgaggagtccctggcgtagctggcgatgaagcacgagcgacgaacagtctagtcaactagtcggcggtgaagtgagcattaagTAGAAGCGACCAGCGAACAGGTCGATCAACTGGTTGgcaacggagtccatgaaccaagcggtctgactagttgatcggtgaGGAAGcctgagcaccaggtgatccgatcacctagacgatgatcctacaatacaaatatatagaacgggtagtacatgacgcacaaataaataaactctagagaaaaatcagcaatggtgatgaaacggcgtatgcagttcggcgatcagttggcgtgaaaatatatttatatttaatataaactgcccgaacagctagtgtgtagctgagtctctagccctagctagcccatagtccataacgtcaaacgcggagcccgtgcacgtgtaggaggaacaggcctgaccaaggagctgctgccgaccacccataacgcagagcgcggagcctatagcatgtgtagggaggagccagagatagggccatctctagaggcatccgaacatcaacatgactgttcgaggttcagaaaattgtttggagagcaaatatggagaaaatagttcagagaaacattatggcgatatacgaagatcggagaatatttagaagaatattaaagcatgacttagctttggatgGAGCATCTGGTCAGCGGCATATGGCATTGTCTGGTCAGCGTTGATGACAAGCACCTAGCGGGAGATGAGTTATCGGTGAAGGccacctcggaggtggttccgagatcagatctaTTATAGCGAGGGCtagtgtagccagcgatgaatcgtcatcgtggtccggcatggatctccatgagattgatgacgagaacgcgctgttgatttgaggtccatctggctcaccatggatcaagcgcacagccccttcctagcacgccaactatcgaatatcgtcggtagtccaccgaggggtatcccgtgatggtagatttgtcggtgggggtgcgcgtaatcaggaaccgaatggtgacacaaggcgcagagacaacgatttagacaggttcaggccatctgatcgacgtaataccatacgtcctatgtctttggtgtattgtattgagatgtagtagatagatcttgatggatcgtctatgtatcttgtccgctaggggaccccctacctctccttatataccctagaggaggtagggttacaaggaaagtatcctatttagtactatacaatgtcttgcggtgcacgccgagcagcgccatgcacaccttgatcttgtgggctgggccacccctagaggCGCAACCCATGTCTTGGgagccatacccccacacttcttcttggacttcttgtcatcatcactagagtcactaTCCTTCGGTGatgcatcactatcccatgttacCACATAGCCACCAcacttcttcttttggaagatcatcttcttcttcttcttctctttcttttccttctttttctcatcttcataattgtcactattgtagggacaatctgctacaacgtgatccttgctcttgcatttatagcatcttctcacataatctttgctcttgttgttgtctcttctctttcttgcaccatagcccttcttcttcatgaatcttctcaacttgcgcacaaagagagccatggcttcatcgtCAATGTCACTTGCATCTTCAtcctcacttgattcttctttcttggacttgcccttattcttggatgatgagctagccttgaatgctacactcttcttcttcttgtcttcatccttcttctcatcttggtCAACCCCTTACCTTTCCACatagtatgtctcttgtgtcatgatatcacctagtacttggttgggggttagttgcttcaatcctcctctaatgatgatcaatctcaatatctcaaatcttagaggtaagcatatcaagaaccgatgagagacatcatcatcattgatcttctcacccaaagccttcaagtcattgatgaTCACTTGCAATCTATgaaacatctctagaatgctctcatcatccttcatcttgaagcttgtcaacttatccttgaggaatgtatagcttggcactcttcaccgtcggtgtgccctcatatgttttctccaatctcttccacacctcgcttgctctatcacaatctttgatttgctcaaacaccttggaattaatggcattgtagatggtgtggagagccattgtattacattgcttgttggtcttatcttggttggtgagattggtgGGATCAATAATCAtatagtcactctcggtcacatcccacacttgatcattgattgaatcaagatacatcttcatattTTTCTTCCAATAATCCTAGCATGTTgtatcaaagaacggtggtttgccctccacatggttgaacacaacttgagccatcttttgacacctGAGGTTGTTAAACCTTTAattaaacggtgaccacggctccaataccacttgaaaggtcctaatatggcaagggggtgaatagcctatttgaaaactctacaaagcactagagcaattgattagtacaacaaacggtgtaatgtaattttgctctagctctacaagggttacaagccacctatctcaacaattctagttgctatgatcactaaacacacacAAGAACTAAGTCACTattcactaagctagtgtgctctcaaagactaactaaagagtcacactaaccaaactaacaagttctcaaagactaactatactaaagagcttggcaactagtttgcaagaaatgtaatggagtgagtaaggtgattatactgccgtgtcgaggaatgaaccaatcacaatatgaagtcAATCCAATCATCGAGAGAAATTCCAATCACACAagggacacaagatttttctcccgaggttcacgtgcttattagcatactagtccctgttgtgtcgaccaacacttggtggttcagtggctaatagatatcacacacctagccaacaaatggcaccgtaagaacctacccacaagtgaggtaactcaatgacacgatcaatccactagagttacctttcagttCTACGCCAggaaaggtacaagacccctcataatcaccggagctgaccacgaacaatcactaacacgtgccaaagctcctctgctgcttcaagccatctaggtggcagcaaccaccaagagtaacaagaactccacaaccacaacgatccccaagtgtcactagatgcaatcactcaagcaaatacacttggaatcactcctaatctcactatgatgatgaaccaatgatggagatgagtggaaggtgtttacttaggctcacaaggaaTGTATCATAGGTgaaaatgtccaagagagtgagccccatgccggccaaacactatttatagacctGCTCAAATGAATAGAGCCATTAGGGTCAAAGGAGGGGGCTCtacgtgttgaccggacgcgccggtcaggttGACTGAACGCACcacgccagcgttcgatcacgcATCTGCCTGCCACGTGGCCCTCCGTGTTCAAGCGTAgccacccgatctcaatggtcactaGCAGATCACTCACACAGTTAAGTTATGACCAGACTCGCCTCTCAATCGAATGGACTCACAGCCACCGCAGTGTCGATTTGtgtccagtaagcatctagagacagATTtcgacgaccggatgcgtccactCGCACATGACCGGACCCGCCTGGTGCGTCCGATCCTCTCTGGCCTCACGCACCTGCCTGCGTCAGCGTACGTCATCATTGACCTGACGCACCTCAATCGTGTTCGATCACGCGCCCTTGCTTGAGTCCGATTGCCACCTCACGTTGCACTGCCTTTGGAACAGCTGACTGGACGCATCTCCGATCATGGCATCCGATCGATTCCAGTCGCTCTCGGCCAAGTCGGCTATAAATGACCAAACTTGGCCAGGCAGCAGTCCGGTCAGGACagagccagcgttcggtgctcTGCCTTCGcctcctttttattttctaactcaaccgcttcatccttgcttccaagttgccaACCACAATGTGTATAACTCATGTGCTCAGTGTGTTAACATTTTTAAAAGCAATTTTTCAAgagtcaaagttagcacactaggtccttaaatgcatatgcaattgcaacttcacctagtggcactcgataaccgcttagccaaagatttcccctctttatagtacggctattgatcctaaatcacttataccctctatggtgtcttgagtgcaaacaaAAAATGGCTTCTatcaatatacctttgccttgagacccaattttgtttttctctttcttcttttctaaatgtgaagcacttgatcatctcttttgtggccatcaccttcaccatgaccatcatctagctctacCACTTGGATTAGACTACCTTATCTAAATCAcatacttagatcaaaggttagtcctagggtttcatcaattatccaaaaccaaactagggctttcacacgTTAGTCAACCACCACGTGGACGACCACGTCAGCTTAAAATTCTCTACGCTTAAATTATGTCCACATAGATGACTACGTCAGTTTCTAACCCTCCTCGTGTCTATTTTGGACCTAGATGAGAGCACTTAAATACATTAGGGAGCCAAACATGCAATTTCGTAGTTTAGAGACCCAGACGAAACCCGcccaatactttaaggaccggccgtgcaTCTTTGAATTTCCTACAAAAATCCGATGATCAAAACGGGCCTTTAGAATGCTTTTGTCTACCATTGTGGTGGTCCTCCACCAATTATGGTGTGGGCGTGGTCACCTCCAGGCCATAGCCAACCGCTCCCACAATTTCCTCCATGACCACGGTGGGATGGTGAAATTCACGACTGTATGTGATGGTGACAATAGTGAAGGTTGGACGCCATGACTGTTGAGAGTCCCTTCTAAAGACTAGTTGGCGTATAGGATCTCTTCTATTTTCCTCCCCCAACTCTGTCCCCTTGGCTATATAAGGGGTGATAGGACTCCCTTTCTTCTTTGAAGTCTTCATGACGTGATCCTCATATGCTCGAAGTTCTTCACCTCTCTTGACACTCACACCTATTTGTGATGAGCTTGCGGCCGGACACTTGGGGCGATAGTGAGGGAGCACTGGACGAAAAGTGGCAGGGGGTTAGCATGTAGGCTGGCGAAAAGTGGCGACGTAGGCGGGCGGGGAAGGGGCAAGCGGGAGAAGGCACACCCAGAAATAGATGGAAACCATCGTTTGCGGGCTTGGCCTTGAGTCTCTATGAATAAGGACCGAAGGGAGGATTTCGGTGTCCACCTAAAATTAAGGGCTCTAGTAGGGGACCCTGTTAGAGTTATGTTTTCGGTCTGGCCACTTATATTTAGCTATGAGGTCTAAGTAGAGGCCTTGCTCGTGTTGCTATAACCTCTACTATAGGCTTTAGTGATTGGGCTCGTGAACGTGATTCATCACCATCTGATTAGACGTAGGGTCCTGTCAGTATAAATCTTGAGTTCTTGAGTGCTAAGTGATCCGAACTAAACAAGTGGATCAGAAACAAACACCGGCAATTGCCAAAGGCCGTGGAAGGAGTTTTTTGATGTAGCTATTGACTTACGATGGGAATTCCAAGAGATATTTAATTCATGCATGCAGGAGtataaggtggtgtttggttgcttcttctaaattttagtcgttgtcccatcgaatgtttggacacatgcatatagtattaaatatagactaattataaaactatttgcatagtttgtgactaatttgcgagatgaatcttttaagcctaattagtctatgatttgacaatgtggtgctacagtaaacatatgctaatgacggattatttaggcttaaaaaattcgtctcgtggagtactgacagattatataatttgtttttttattagtatccgaataccccatGCAACATTCTTCGAcacaccttctaaattttagtcaccggatccaaacaccacctaagaCTAGAGTCATAGTGAATACGGTCGCTATGGCACAAACTTGGTTGCTTCGGTTTCACATAAAAATTTGTATTATGTACTTCTGTGCTAACCGTTCATGCTTTGTTAACAAGGATGTAATAATGATAATGGGCTACAAACATAATTTGCAAAGATCACAGTTAAATTTTAACTTTTTAGTTATAAGTACAATATACACGTATAAACTATAATTGTCATGATGCTATTTTTTTATTTCTTGTTATAATGCATGAGTATAAccaaaacaaaaggaaaaggaCCAACTCGGTCATGAAAATTGAGTCTACGCGTCCATGTTCGACTGGCAGAATTTTAgctgaaactggttgaaaaatactgttctaggctgaattgttgtgagagaaaaatactgatttagctaaaaaaaaagaagccgaacaaattaAATATGGGATAAATCGAACGAGGCTATTGTGCCTAAATTTTAGGCCTGATATGGGCTCAAAAAAATGCCAAGAAACATTCTTGCTAAAACCCGACGAAAACCGGCTTTCCGAGTATCCGACTCGGCTTGAAAGCACACGTTGCGTTAAAATTTGCCGTTATCGACCCCTTGTCTTCCTGTTCCTTGTTCCTTCCCAAATCCCAAGTGGCAGGTTCCACCCCCGAACTCAATCCTCGCCctcgcgcccccccccccccccccccccccccccccccccccaaccccaaACCCTAGTGCATTGCAAAGCACCGGAAGCCATGGCGGTCGCGGGGCCGGGGCAGCTCAACCTCGACGAGTCGCCGTCATGGGGTTCCCGTAGCATCGACTGCTTCGAGAAACTCGAGCAGATCGGGGAGGGCACCTACGGGTACGCATGTCTCAAAATCTCCCCTCATCCTCAATCCCTTGGGGACGCCGCCGCCTAAGCGTCAGCGCAGTTTGTGCGGCCTTGTTGACTCGTTATAGTGATTGTTTCTAGGCAAGTCTTCATGGCGAAGGAGACGGAGACGAAGGAAATCGTGGCGCTGAAGAAGATCCGAATGGACAACGAGCGGGAGGGCGTAAGTATTCCTCTTCCCCTTCTCATGGCTCGCGTTGTAAAATTCGTACCTGTCGTGGCTCTCCACTCGTTTGAATTGAATCCGGCGCAGTTCCCTATCACGGCCATCCGCGAGATTAAAATCCTCAAGAAGTTGCACCACCAGAACGTCATCAATCTCAAAGAGATTGTCACCTCGCCAGGTTTGACAAATATACCACGATTTGTTTTTTCAATGAAAATTTACCATGAGTCAGGGCATTGTTCCTGCGAATTGTTTTCACGCAGTCTATTATTTGCTACTGTTAATTGTTTCAGGGCCAGAGAGGAGATGAGCAGGGGAAGCGAAGTATGATTCTTAATAACAAGACTACTATTGATTTTGTTTTTGCTTTATTGCATAATTTTGATCTCCTTGTGATGTTGGATAGTTGAGGGCAACAAGTACAAAGGGAGCATTTACATGGTCTTTGAGTACATGGATCATGACTTGACAGGGCTGTCAGACAGGCCTGCAACGCGGTTCAGCATACCACAGGTTAAGGTAAAAACCATCCATATGTGTGATGGTTCTTGGTTGCCATGAGGTGTTGTTCATCATCTAATGATAGCAATATTTCTGGTATGTTATGTACCAGTGCTACATGAGACAACTCCTTATGGGTCTACACTATTGTCATATCAATCAAGTTCTGCATCGAGATATTAAAGGTATATGGAACACACTAGTTCCTTTTCTGGGGTCTATGTTATGGCTTGCTTGTCTTTTTCACTAACATTGTATTTAAACATATATTCACTTTCAGGATCTAATCTCTTGATAGACAATCATGGTATCTTAAAGCTTGCTGATTTTGGCCTGGCGAGATCATTTTCAAATGATCAccatgcaaacctcactaaccgTGTTATCACCTTGTGGTACAGGTAGATGTTCTGTTAGTAGACTATCATTGTTGTATGCAAGCTATATACTGTATTACTTAGTTGTATATTCTTCTGATTTTGTTGGATTAATGATTTGCAGACCCCCAGAGTTGTTGTTGGGAAGCACACAATATGGGCCAGCAGTTGACATGTGGTCTGTGGGCTGTATTTTTGCAGAGCTTCTTTATGGAAAGCCTATATTGCCTGGAAAGAATGAGGTATGGTTTCTTGTAAGCTCTGAACCACCAACTTAGTTATGCTAGCAATTCCTATCGACTGTAATAAGTTTGTTGCTGGTCTGAGTGTCTGCCATAAGCCCATAAAGTAAGCAAACCTAGAAATATTCTTATATCTGCGTTGTTTGGAGTTGTCTATTTTAAATTAGGTAGGGCAGCACTTTGTGATATGTATTATTTTTCTAATTCATCCTAGATGATGCTGCCTCTTATTTGACTGAAGGAAACTTTAGATACTATTTTTTGTCAGAATTCTCATCCAAACATTTTATGTTATGAATGCCATGTACTCCCCTACTTATTTTCTTTTGTCTTAACTGAAGTGTGTGTGGATGGGTTTTGATGATAAACAAAAAATTTGGAATGTATGAGAAACTAGAGCATGTATGCTATCAGAAACAAACTTTATGTGACAGGTGTGGTAGTAATAGAAAAGGAAGATTTCATGTTATAAAGTCATGTTAACTTGATTAGATGAGAAGCTTACTCATGTAGGCATGTAGCCTAGTCATGACTGATTTTTTCAGTCACATTTGTATATGCTTGAAGATTGAGTAATCAAAATGAAGGCTTGTGTGTTTGCCAATAGAAACATCAATGCATCTAAGTGGCCATTGTCTATCAAATTCTTGCCCGAAATCTGCTTCAAGATCATCCTGGTTTTCTTAGGATCATTGGATTTGTTTGAAGATTGAGTAATCAAAATGAAGGCTTGTGTGTTTGCCAATAGAAACATCAATGCACCTAAGTGGCCATTGCCTATCAAATTCTTGCCCGAAATCTGCTTCAGGATCATCCTGGTTTTCTTAGGATCAGATATATAATCATATACATCATTATTGCAATATTGTTCCGTCTAGTACAGCAGCCCTCTCCTAATAGTATGCATGCCCAATTAGTTTCTGCAATCATTTTCCATTACTAGTGTACTCCCAAACATGATTTTTTTCATTATAGTTATGATTAACAGACTTGCATCCAATTTTGAAGCTCATACTTATAAATATGAACCTTGTTATCTTCTGTTTTTGTGATGCAGCCAGAGCAGCTGACAAAAATATTTGAGCTTTGTGGTACGCCTGATGAGTTCAGCTGGCCAGGCGTCATGAAATTGCCATGGTATAATAATTTAAAGCCTCCTCGAGTAATTGCAAGACGTGTTAAGGAGGTTTTTAAGCAGTAAGTATTATAGTTTGTATTCACCATGTTGTAGCTTGCCCTGCTTCCTCACATGTTTGTGATCCCAGTTTTGACCCACATGCTCTGGATCTGCTTGAGAAGATGTTAACACTGGATCCATCACAGGTACAATTGCTTCTTCTTACTGTTACTTAGCATCGATATGTATTTGCCATGTGACTTGACTAAAATCTTGAGACCTGAATTGGCATGCCTTTACACTTTTCAGAGGATATCAGGCAAAAGATGCACTTGATGCAGATTACTTTTGGACTGATCCCCCGCCAGCTGAGCCTCACACGTATGGTTCATTGCTTTCTTTTTTACTCGCAAAGCTTTGTGTCATAATAAGTTGTTCTAAGTCAATTCAATTGTGCTTTATCTAAATTAATTGTATATATTTCAATGTTTGCAAATGTAGCTTGCCCAAGTACGAATCATCACATGAATTCCAGACTAAGAAAAAACGTCAACAGCAGCGGCAAGCTGAAGAAGCAGCAAAGCGGCAAAAGGTTCAGCATCCTCATCCACATGCTCGTTTGCCACCAATTCAACACCAGGGCCAACCACATTCACAGATCAGGTCAGGGCAACCTATGGGCAACCCTCATGCTCCAATGGCACCTGGGCCAAGCCATCACTACACAAAACCCCGAGGTCCAGGAGGGCCAAACAGATATCCACAGGGTGGAAACCAAGGTGGAGGATATCCAAATCGTGGTGGGCAAGGCGGCGGCTACAGCAGTGGCCCTTATCCTCAACAAGGCCGAGGGCCGCAGCCATACCCTGGTGGTGGGATGGGTGGAACAGGTGGCCCAAGGGGTGGAAATGGCAGTGGCTATGGAGTTGGCAGACCAAATTATCAGCAGGTTGGCCCTTATGGCGTGTCTGGCCCAGGCAGAGGGTCAAACTATCCCCAACAAGGTTCTCGCAATCCGCAGCAGTATGGAAACTGGCAGTAACATTTTAACACTACctttttcgtttttttttttggagattTGATCACTTCAGATGGTCCTAAATCAGATAAATTTATCGAATTGTAGGTTGATTTAGTATGGTAATAAATATCCATTGACTATAATTACAGTTTGTCACGAATGCACTATCTACATCTAGTATAACTAAGGTGATTGCCCATGCTTTGCAATGGATCAACAAAGAATTGCACGAGATGTATGCTGCATGCTTGTTTGTAACatacagcatgttcgcttgttcgtatacgatcgtggattataaactggaacaatatttttctctcacaccaaatcagccagcagtaaacaattcatgatcgtttacgacgaaataAACAGGCTGATAATCTGCGTAGTCACAGCCAACTGCTTTTGGTCCCAAATCTTTAACTCTTTTAACCCAATTCCTTTTGGTCTCAAATCTTTAACTCTTTTAACCCAATTCAAGCTGAAGAAACTTATAATTCAACTCTTTTAACCCAAATCTTTACGTCAGCTAGTCGTTTGAACATATAATTTAACTCTTTTAACCCAAGCTAAAGAAACTTATTCAGTGGTCACTGTCAAACGCTTGTGGTCTGAAATCTTTGGTGTTGCTTCAATAATGCTTTTGGTTCCAAATCTTTGGTGTTGCTTTTTTCCCCAATAATGTTGGTTACATTTCTTTATGTTATATGTATCTAACATTTTTATGCTATTTCTGTCTGTCACCGGTTTATGGATGAGTGCTACGGCCTATGGTGGTATACAGCATAGTCCTGAAAAAAGAGTtttatctctgacattgtgttgaatattatccccttcctaagggtttctttctcatggttatacaatgaattcatatacatctgaagaccggtgtcacaaactgtcatatctgtcatgctgacatccctatagttcggaacacCCATTAAAGGTACATTTTTGGatcttagttgctcaagctcagtcgctgtgtaaggtggtggtggaacatactgctgcgcttcgctaattctggtcCATGAATCATAGGAGGTATTatctgcagccaaatctgtgactagtctactctgagcctggacaccatgcaaaacctcagttggtactggtaatggcatagtatgaaccggtactggcatagcatcagccggtgttggcatagcatctgtacctccttggtcatcatcagaatcgtctgaatcactactaactatatcaccgatcctgtcctcctcctgctcctctccccgttcgaaatcattcacatcgaagtcattgcttatacaacctactgtagttgaatgaaactgctcctgcgtcaactgaccatccaaatccatgttaccctgagttgcttccccctTCGATCCccaattcttgttcattgcctccaacaccgtcaatggactGGCCGTCCTGAAtaccctgcatcctg
This genomic interval carries:
- the LOC136512408 gene encoding cyclin-dependent kinase C-2-like, which translates into the protein MAVAGPGQLNLDESPSWGSRSIDCFEKLEQIGEGTYGQVFMAKETETKEIVALKKIRMDNEREGFPITAIREIKILKKLHHQNVINLKEIVTSPGDEQGKRIEGNKYKGSIYMVFEYMDHDLTGLSDRPATRFSIPQVKCYMRQLLMGLHYCHINQVLHRDIKGSNLLIDNHGILKLADFGLARSFSNDHHANLTNRVITLWYRPPELLLGSTQYGPAVDMWSVGCIFAELLYGKPILPGKNEPEQLTKIFELCGTPDEFSWPGVMKLPWYNNLKPPRVIARRVKEVFKHFDPHALDLLEKMLTLDPSQVQLLLLTAKDALDADYFWTDPPPAEPHTLPKYESSHEFQTKKKRQQQRQAEEAAKRQKVQHPHPHARLPPIQHQGQPHSQIRSGQPMGNPHAPMAPGPSHHYTKPRGPGGPNRYPQGGNQGGGYPNRGGQGGGYSSGPYPQQGRGPQPYPGGGMGGTGGPRGGNGSGYGVGRPNYQQVGPYGVSGPGRGSNYPQQGSRNPQQYGNWQ